In one Pseudomonas sp. 31-12 genomic region, the following are encoded:
- a CDS encoding efflux RND transporter permease subunit: MPQFFIDRPVFAWVVALFILLAGALAIPQLPVAQYPDVAPPQIEIYAVYPGASAQTIDESVVSLIEEELNGADHLLYFESQSSLGSATIKATFQPGTNPEMAQVDVQNRLKVVESRLPQAVNQQGLQVEKVSAGFLLLITLTSSDGKLDDVALSDYLARNVMNEIKRLDGVGKAQLYGAERAMRIWIDPQKLIGFNLTPADVNAAIVAQNAQVSAGSIGDLPTRTTQEITATILVKGQLSTPEEFADIVLKANPDGSTVRIKDVARVEIGSQEYQFGTRLNGKPSTAVSVQLAPGANALSTATLVRAKMDELARYFPAGVEYKIPYDTSPFVKVSITKVVFTLGEAMLLVFAVMFLFLQNIRYTLIPTLVVPVALMGTFATMLALGFSINVLTMFGMVLAIGILVDDAIVVVENVERIMATEGLSPKEATRKAMTQITGAIIGITLVLVAVFIPMAFMQGSVGVIYRQFSLSMATSILFSAFLALTLTPALCATLLKPIAKGEHHEKTGFFGWFNRGFERLTARYQGWVAYALKRTGRYLLIYGVLLIGLGLCFSRLPSSFLPVEDQGYTITDIQLPPGASKNRTVQVVEQIEAHNATEPGVGDSTVILGFSFSGSGQNAALAFTTLKDWSDRGSDDSASSIADRANIALSQIKDAVAFSVLPPPVDGLGTSSGFEFRLQDRGGLGHATLMKARSELLTAAEKSPILMNVRESALAEAPQVQLEVDRKQANALGVSFADVGNVLSTAVGSAYINDFPNQGRMQRVVVQAEGDQRSQVADLLKIHVRNDAGKMVPLSAFVQAKWIQGPAQLTRYNGYPAISISGEPSPGHSTGEAMAEIERLVALGPAGLGQEWTGLSLQERLSGSQAPILLGLSLLIVFLCLAALYESWSIPTSVLLVVPLGVLGAVLAVTFRGMPNDVFFKVGLITIIGLSAKNAILIIEFAKSLYDEGHDLIDATLQAARLRLRPIVMTSLAFILGVVPLAIATGASSASQQAIGTGVIGGMITATLAVVFVPVFFVVVMKWVKRMNKG, from the coding sequence ATGCCGCAGTTCTTTATCGATCGCCCGGTGTTCGCCTGGGTGGTCGCCCTGTTCATCCTGCTGGCCGGCGCGTTGGCCATTCCTCAGTTGCCGGTGGCGCAATACCCCGACGTCGCGCCACCGCAGATCGAAATCTACGCCGTGTATCCTGGCGCCTCGGCGCAGACCATCGACGAGAGCGTGGTCAGTCTGATCGAGGAAGAGCTCAACGGCGCCGATCACCTGTTGTATTTCGAATCCCAGAGCAGCCTCGGCAGCGCCACCATCAAAGCCACTTTCCAGCCGGGTACCAACCCTGAAATGGCCCAGGTTGATGTGCAAAACCGCTTGAAAGTCGTGGAGTCGCGTCTGCCACAAGCGGTCAATCAGCAAGGCTTGCAGGTGGAGAAAGTCTCCGCCGGTTTCCTGTTGCTGATCACCCTGACCTCCAGCGACGGCAAGCTCGACGATGTGGCGCTCAGTGATTATCTGGCGCGCAACGTCATGAACGAGATCAAGCGTCTCGACGGTGTCGGCAAGGCCCAACTGTATGGCGCCGAACGGGCGATGCGGATCTGGATCGACCCGCAGAAGCTGATCGGTTTCAACCTGACCCCGGCCGACGTCAACGCCGCCATCGTCGCGCAGAATGCTCAGGTCTCGGCCGGTAGCATCGGTGATTTGCCGACGCGCACCACCCAGGAAATCACTGCGACCATTCTGGTCAAAGGCCAATTGTCGACGCCGGAAGAGTTCGCCGACATCGTCCTGAAAGCCAATCCCGACGGTTCCACTGTCCGGATCAAGGATGTGGCGCGAGTCGAGATCGGCAGCCAGGAATACCAGTTCGGCACGCGCCTGAACGGCAAGCCGTCCACCGCCGTCAGTGTGCAGTTGGCGCCGGGCGCCAACGCCCTGAGTACCGCGACCCTGGTGCGGGCGAAGATGGATGAACTGGCGCGCTATTTCCCGGCAGGCGTGGAATACAAGATTCCGTACGACACTTCACCTTTCGTCAAAGTCTCGATCACCAAAGTGGTTTTCACCCTCGGCGAGGCGATGCTGCTGGTGTTTGCGGTGATGTTCCTGTTTCTGCAGAACATCCGCTACACGCTGATCCCGACGCTGGTGGTGCCGGTGGCGCTGATGGGCACCTTTGCGACCATGCTGGCGCTGGGCTTCTCGATCAACGTGTTGACCATGTTCGGCATGGTGCTGGCCATCGGCATTCTGGTGGACGACGCCATTGTGGTGGTGGAGAACGTCGAGCGGATCATGGCCACCGAGGGCCTGTCGCCCAAAGAGGCGACGCGCAAAGCCATGACGCAGATAACCGGGGCGATCATCGGCATCACCCTGGTGCTGGTGGCGGTGTTCATTCCGATGGCGTTCATGCAGGGTTCGGTCGGGGTGATTTACCGCCAGTTCTCGCTGTCGATGGCCACCTCCATCCTGTTCTCGGCGTTCCTTGCTCTGACGTTGACCCCGGCGTTGTGCGCGACGCTGCTCAAGCCGATTGCCAAGGGCGAGCACCACGAGAAAACCGGTTTCTTCGGTTGGTTCAACCGTGGTTTCGAGCGGTTGACCGCGCGTTATCAAGGCTGGGTCGCCTATGCACTGAAACGCACCGGTCGATATCTGCTGATCTACGGTGTGCTGCTGATCGGTCTGGGTCTGTGCTTCAGTCGTTTGCCCTCCTCGTTCCTGCCGGTTGAAGATCAGGGTTACACCATCACCGACATTCAGCTGCCACCGGGCGCGAGCAAAAACCGCACGGTGCAGGTCGTCGAGCAAATTGAAGCGCACAACGCCACGGAACCGGGTGTGGGCGACAGCACGGTGATTCTCGGCTTCAGTTTTTCCGGCAGCGGGCAGAACGCCGCACTGGCATTTACCACGCTCAAGGATTGGTCGGATCGGGGCAGCGACGACTCGGCAAGTTCCATCGCCGACCGCGCCAACATCGCGCTGAGCCAGATCAAGGATGCCGTGGCCTTCTCGGTGCTGCCGCCGCCGGTTGACGGCCTCGGCACCTCCAGCGGTTTCGAGTTTCGCTTGCAGGACCGTGGCGGCCTGGGTCATGCCACGCTGATGAAAGCGCGCAGCGAATTGCTCACCGCCGCCGAGAAAAGTCCGATCCTGATGAACGTGCGCGAAAGCGCACTAGCCGAAGCACCGCAAGTGCAGCTGGAAGTCGACCGCAAACAGGCCAACGCGCTCGGCGTGTCGTTTGCCGACGTGGGCAACGTGCTGTCCACGGCGGTCGGTTCGGCCTACATCAACGACTTCCCCAATCAGGGGCGGATGCAACGGGTGGTGGTCCAGGCCGAAGGCGATCAGCGCAGTCAGGTGGCCGATCTGCTGAAGATCCATGTGCGTAACGATGCCGGGAAGATGGTGCCGTTATCGGCGTTTGTTCAAGCGAAATGGATTCAGGGGCCGGCGCAATTGACCCGTTACAACGGCTACCCGGCGATCAGCATTTCCGGTGAGCCGTCGCCCGGTCACAGCACCGGTGAAGCCATGGCGGAAATCGAGCGGCTGGTTGCGCTCGGCCCGGCGGGATTGGGTCAGGAGTGGACCGGGTTGTCATTGCAGGAACGTTTGTCCGGCAGTCAGGCGCCGATTCTGCTCGGTTTGTCGCTGCTGATCGTGTTTCTGTGTCTGGCGGCGTTGTATGAGAGTTGGTCGATTCCGACGTCGGTGCTGTTGGTGGTGCCGCTGGGTGTGCTCGGCGCCGTGCTGGCCGTGACCTTTCGCGGAATGCCCAACGACGTGTTCTTCAAGGTCGGGCTGATCACCATTATTGGCCTGTCGGCGAAGAACGCGATCCTGATCATCGAATTCGCCAAGAGCCTGTATGACGAAGGCCATGACCTGATCGACGCCACGCTGCAAGCGGCGCGTCTGCGATTGCGGCCGATTGTGATGACGTCGCTGGCGTTCATTCTGGGTGTGGTGCCGTTGGCGATTGCTACCGGGGCCAGTTCGGCCAGTCAGCAAGCGATCGGTACCGGAGTGATTGGCGGGATGATCACGGCGACGCTGGCGGTGGTGTTTGTGCCGGTGTTTTTTGTGGTGGTGATGAAGTGGGTGAAGCGCATGAATAAAGGGTGA